A genomic window from Cupriavidus basilensis includes:
- a CDS encoding recombination-associated protein RdgC, with protein sequence MWFRNLTVHRLSSFAFGPSQLAEALAKHAFATAGGLEMQAQGWISPRDNGELVHAVNGQMLIALCIEKKLLPASVVKEVVKARSAELESQQGFKPGRKQMRELKEYVTEELLPQAFRVRSVTRVWIDAASGWLVIDAGAGAKADAVRGMLFKSIDPLPLVNLHVNHSPVAAMTDWLATDEVPNSFTIDQDVELQSSSESKATVRYARHPVDADDMSRHIAAGKRCTRLAMTWSDRVSFILTDDLTIKRVAPLDVLKEAKDATGDADDAFDGDFLLMASELALLLGDLVGALGGERVEAATGQATEATSEALL encoded by the coding sequence ATGTGGTTTCGCAACCTGACAGTGCATCGCCTGTCCTCGTTCGCTTTCGGCCCCAGCCAGTTGGCTGAGGCCCTTGCAAAGCATGCATTCGCCACCGCCGGGGGCCTTGAGATGCAGGCTCAAGGGTGGATCTCGCCGCGCGACAACGGCGAGCTGGTGCATGCCGTGAACGGGCAGATGCTTATTGCGCTCTGCATCGAGAAGAAACTCCTTCCAGCCTCGGTCGTCAAGGAGGTTGTAAAGGCCCGTTCAGCGGAGCTCGAAAGCCAACAAGGCTTCAAGCCTGGTCGGAAGCAGATGCGGGAGTTGAAGGAATACGTCACGGAGGAACTGCTTCCCCAGGCGTTCCGCGTCCGCAGTGTCACCCGGGTTTGGATCGATGCAGCGAGCGGCTGGCTAGTGATCGATGCTGGGGCTGGTGCAAAGGCCGACGCCGTGCGCGGGATGTTATTCAAGTCCATTGACCCGCTGCCGCTGGTCAACCTGCACGTCAACCATTCGCCGGTTGCCGCGATGACGGATTGGCTGGCCACGGACGAGGTCCCAAATTCCTTCACCATCGACCAGGATGTCGAACTGCAATCATCTAGCGAAAGCAAGGCCACGGTTCGCTATGCCCGCCACCCGGTCGACGCGGACGATATGAGCCGCCACATCGCCGCCGGCAAGCGCTGCACGCGCCTGGCGATGACCTGGAGCGACCGCGTGTCCTTCATCCTCACGGATGACCTCACTATCAAGCGTGTAGCGCCGCTGGACGTGCTCAAGGAAGCCAAGGATGCGACCGGCGACGCTGACGACGCTTTTGACGGCGATTTCCTGCTGATGGCCAGCGAGTTGGCGCTGCTGCTGGGTGACCTGGTGGGGGCACTCGGTGGCGAGCGTGTCGAAGCCGCTACCGGCCAGGCCACCGAAGCAACGAGCGAGGCGCTGTTATGA